From the genome of Gemmatimonas phototrophica, one region includes:
- the dps gene encoding DNA starvation/stationary phase protection protein Dps, producing MSKAALEPPHRTRVDLPQDTLVAIGLILNERLADVLDLERQAKQAHWNVRGARFQPLHQLFDAVAALAVGWADDLAERAVQLGCVAEGTLQAVSARSELPVCPLNVNSADEWLHVIAEALAFCANAARADIKEAAAADDDITADLLTRITGEADKQLWFVEAHLDQS from the coding sequence ATGTCGAAAGCCGCTCTCGAACCCCCCCATCGCACCCGTGTCGATCTTCCACAGGACACCCTCGTGGCCATTGGGCTCATTCTCAACGAACGACTGGCGGATGTTCTCGATCTTGAACGGCAGGCCAAGCAGGCGCATTGGAATGTGCGGGGCGCCCGCTTCCAGCCCTTGCACCAACTGTTCGACGCCGTAGCGGCGTTGGCGGTTGGCTGGGCCGACGATCTCGCCGAACGCGCCGTGCAGCTCGGGTGTGTGGCCGAAGGCACGCTGCAGGCCGTATCGGCCCGTTCGGAACTGCCCGTCTGTCCGCTCAACGTGAACAGTGCCGACGAATGGCTTCACGTCATTGCGGAAGCGCTGGCGTTTTGTGCCAACGCTGCCCGGGCGGACATCAAGGAGGCGGCCGCGGCCGACGATGACATTACCGCGGATCTGCTGACGCGCATTACCGGCGAAGCCGACAAGCAGTTGTGGTTTGTGGAAGCGCACCTCGACCAGTCCTGA
- a CDS encoding WD40/YVTN/BNR-like repeat-containing protein yields the protein MTIAAVFSAAIGVSAGAQAGPSTPPRIVELPSAASALVQAVHAVNEQVVWASGHKGTVLRSRDGGRTWERFETPAGDTLEYRDIHAVSADSAWILSSGDGSKSRIYRTTNGGASWRLQFLNPDSAAFYDCFSFGNGTTGVAYGDASQKRTNLLRTDDAGATWTLLAPAAVPTPLPGEGAFAASGLCVVHGDANTVFVATGAPGARLFRSRDAGRSWIVENTPFTRGTAAGMTGLSFANATLGIAVGADINRLRTDTSQSVVGITRDAGRTWEMRPRPPLPGALAGVTWVPGAGPGVAVAVGFGGAFYTLDEGRSWTTITSTVTAGVSAAGRTVWIGGANGKLWRLDF from the coding sequence GTGACAATCGCCGCCGTCTTTTCGGCGGCGATTGGCGTTTCCGCCGGAGCGCAAGCCGGCCCGTCAACGCCCCCGCGCATCGTGGAGCTTCCCAGCGCGGCCAGCGCGCTGGTGCAGGCGGTACACGCCGTGAACGAGCAGGTGGTGTGGGCCTCAGGGCACAAGGGCACCGTGCTGCGCTCGCGCGACGGCGGGCGGACCTGGGAGCGTTTTGAAACGCCGGCCGGGGACACGCTCGAATATCGCGACATCCACGCGGTGAGTGCGGACAGTGCCTGGATTCTGTCATCGGGGGACGGCAGCAAATCGCGCATTTATCGTACCACCAATGGTGGCGCCTCGTGGCGATTACAGTTCCTCAATCCGGACAGCGCGGCGTTCTACGACTGTTTTTCCTTTGGCAACGGCACAACGGGCGTAGCCTACGGCGACGCATCGCAGAAGCGCACGAACCTGCTGCGAACCGACGACGCCGGGGCCACCTGGACGCTGCTTGCTCCGGCCGCCGTGCCGACGCCGCTCCCCGGTGAGGGGGCCTTTGCCGCCAGTGGACTCTGCGTGGTGCACGGCGACGCCAACACCGTGTTTGTCGCCACCGGTGCGCCGGGAGCTCGGCTGTTTCGCAGCCGCGACGCGGGGCGCAGCTGGATCGTGGAGAACACCCCGTTCACCCGGGGCACCGCCGCCGGGATGACGGGGCTTTCGTTTGCCAACGCCACCCTGGGCATTGCCGTGGGTGCCGATATCAACCGGCTGCGTACCGATACGTCACAGTCGGTGGTGGGCATTACCCGCGATGCCGGCCGCACCTGGGAAATGCGCCCCCGCCCGCCCCTTCCTGGCGCATTGGCCGGAGTGACCTGGGTTCCGGGCGCCGGGCCCGGTGTTGCGGTCGCCGTGGGCTTTGGTGGTGCCTTTTACACCCTGGATGAAGGGCGTAGCTGGACCACCATTACCAGCACGGTCACGGCCGGCGTGTCGGCCGCCGGCCGGACGGTCTGGATTGGTGGCGCGAACGGCAAACTCTGGCGGCTGGACTTCTAG
- a CDS encoding GAF domain-containing protein, with protein MQRARQALGAVKKDPAALAEFYEAVCRDIVENVGATRASVWTFSSLKDAITSDCLFDSRDGSVSRGVTLKEEDFGDYFAAIRHDLKIVAPDALTHPATSCFDEIYFTPLDIRSLLDHVVLVRDEPTMVLCCEHCGEQKAWTDEHMAYLHQMASVLGMALKASQKVAA; from the coding sequence ATGCAGCGTGCCCGTCAGGCACTTGGAGCAGTCAAGAAGGATCCCGCAGCACTTGCGGAGTTTTACGAAGCGGTGTGCCGCGACATTGTGGAGAATGTGGGCGCTACCCGCGCCAGCGTCTGGACGTTTTCGTCGTTGAAGGATGCCATTACCAGCGACTGTCTGTTTGACTCGCGGGACGGCTCGGTCTCTCGCGGCGTGACGCTCAAGGAGGAGGATTTTGGCGACTACTTCGCGGCCATTCGTCATGATCTCAAGATCGTGGCCCCGGACGCGCTGACGCACCCCGCCACCTCCTGCTTCGACGAGATCTATTTCACCCCGCTGGATATCCGCTCCCTGCTGGACCATGTGGTGCTGGTGCGTGACGAGCCCACCATGGTGCTCTGCTGCGAACACTGCGGCGAGCAGAAGGCGTGGACCGATGAACACATGGCGTACTTGCACCAGATGGCGTCGGTGCTTGGTATGGCCCTGAAGGCGAGCCAGAAAGTCGCGGCGTGA
- a CDS encoding flavin-containing monooxygenase, with the protein MEQLDVLIIGAGLSGISAAWHLQMECPALSYAIVEGRERMGGTWDLFRYPGIRSDSDMYTLGYRFRPWRHAKAIADGPSIKAYIEDTARESGVDRRIRFQHRLVRAEWSSSSALWTVTLEVGADRHLEQLQARFVFSCAGYYDYALGYTPQWPGMAEFTGTVVHPQHWPDGLDYAGKRVVVIGSGATAVTLVPAMAMGPRAAAHVTMLQRSPTYIATLPSEDAMATALRRVFPSRVAYALTRWKNVARSMFYYRLARSQPELFKRGLRTEARKQLGKDYPVDTHFSPRYQPWDERLCMVPDGDLFQVIREGRASVVTDTIARFDATGIVLESGARVDADIIVTATGLRMAILSGVSLVVDGTPVDFGRTLLYKGMMLSDVPNIAASVGYTNASWTLKSDLIAQHVCRLLNYMQAHRYRQVTPRREPGMEETPVFDFTSGYVQRAASQLPRQGTRAPWRLYQNYVKDLLSLRYGRVNDPALEFRAQASSAVNAAPEIQRAGHA; encoded by the coding sequence GTGGAGCAGCTCGACGTTCTCATTATTGGCGCAGGCCTTTCCGGTATCAGCGCCGCCTGGCATCTCCAAATGGAATGCCCGGCGTTGTCATACGCCATTGTCGAGGGACGCGAACGGATGGGCGGCACCTGGGACCTGTTCCGCTATCCAGGCATTCGCTCCGATTCCGACATGTACACCCTCGGCTATCGCTTCCGCCCCTGGCGGCACGCGAAGGCCATCGCCGACGGCCCGTCCATCAAGGCGTACATCGAAGACACCGCGCGTGAATCGGGAGTTGATCGTCGCATTCGTTTTCAGCACCGGCTGGTGCGCGCGGAGTGGTCGTCGTCGTCGGCTCTGTGGACAGTGACCTTGGAAGTGGGTGCTGATCGGCACCTGGAGCAGCTGCAGGCGCGTTTCGTATTCAGCTGCGCCGGCTACTACGACTACGCGCTGGGCTATACGCCACAGTGGCCGGGTATGGCGGAGTTCACAGGCACCGTGGTGCACCCGCAGCACTGGCCAGACGGGTTGGACTATGCCGGCAAGCGCGTGGTGGTCATTGGCAGCGGCGCCACGGCGGTCACGCTGGTACCGGCCATGGCCATGGGGCCGCGCGCTGCTGCCCACGTCACCATGTTGCAACGCTCTCCCACCTACATCGCCACGTTGCCGTCGGAAGACGCGATGGCCACGGCCCTGCGACGTGTCTTCCCCTCGCGTGTGGCGTATGCGTTGACACGCTGGAAGAACGTTGCCCGCAGCATGTTCTACTACCGTCTGGCGCGCTCGCAACCGGAGCTTTTCAAACGGGGCCTGCGGACGGAAGCACGCAAGCAGTTGGGGAAGGACTATCCGGTGGATACCCACTTTTCACCGCGCTACCAGCCATGGGACGAGCGCCTCTGCATGGTCCCAGATGGCGATCTGTTTCAGGTGATCCGCGAAGGACGCGCGTCGGTTGTAACGGACACGATTGCCCGGTTTGATGCCACGGGGATTGTGCTGGAATCGGGCGCGCGCGTGGATGCCGACATCATTGTCACGGCAACGGGGCTGCGCATGGCGATTCTCTCGGGCGTGTCGCTGGTGGTAGACGGAACGCCCGTCGATTTCGGCCGCACGTTGCTCTACAAAGGCATGATGCTGAGCGACGTACCCAACATCGCGGCGTCAGTGGGGTACACCAACGCCTCGTGGACGCTCAAGAGTGACCTCATTGCACAGCATGTCTGTCGCCTGCTCAACTACATGCAGGCGCATCGCTATCGCCAGGTCACGCCTCGCCGAGAGCCGGGAATGGAGGAAACGCCTGTGTTTGATTTCACCTCCGGGTATGTACAGCGCGCTGCGTCGCAGTTGCCTCGGCAGGGTACACGGGCACCGTGGCGGTTGTATCAGAACTACGTGAAGGATCTGCTGTCGCTCCGCTACGGACGCGTGAACGATCCGGCGCTTGAGTTCCGCGCACAGGCCTCGTCCGCCGTGAACGCCGCTCCGGAGATCCAGAGGGCGGGGCATGCGTAA
- a CDS encoding SDR family NAD(P)-dependent oxidoreductase, with the protein MRNRLSLRDRTAVITGAGSGIGRALAQSLAQRGCHLALVDVNAHTLAETVALLPTGVRISQHVFDVANRDVVAAFPVAVVDAHGGADVLINNAGVALGGTFEMVSEEDFDWLFGINFHGVVRMTRAFLPLLRARPEAQLVNISSIFGIVAPAEQVAYAASKFAVRGFSEALRHELEGSSVGVTVVHPGGIRTNISDSARAPQGAEAAEVQRRREAFRKFLRMPPEQAGEIIVQAIERRRKRVLVGSDAVGLSLLSRVAPVSYWSLMAKGLPK; encoded by the coding sequence ATGCGTAATCGTCTGTCGCTTCGCGACCGGACAGCGGTCATTACCGGTGCCGGCAGCGGGATTGGACGCGCGTTGGCACAGTCGCTGGCGCAGCGTGGCTGCCATTTGGCGCTGGTCGATGTGAACGCACACACGCTGGCGGAGACGGTGGCGCTGCTGCCTACCGGAGTGCGCATATCGCAGCATGTCTTTGACGTCGCAAACCGCGACGTAGTGGCGGCGTTTCCAGTGGCCGTGGTTGATGCCCACGGCGGGGCCGATGTGCTGATCAACAACGCGGGGGTCGCGCTTGGTGGCACCTTCGAAATGGTGTCCGAGGAAGACTTTGACTGGCTCTTTGGCATCAACTTCCACGGGGTGGTGCGCATGACCCGTGCCTTTCTGCCATTGCTGCGGGCCCGTCCGGAGGCGCAGCTCGTGAATATCTCCAGCATCTTCGGCATTGTGGCACCGGCCGAACAGGTGGCATATGCGGCGAGCAAGTTTGCCGTGCGCGGATTTTCGGAAGCGCTTCGCCACGAGCTGGAGGGGAGTTCCGTGGGCGTGACCGTCGTGCACCCCGGTGGGATCCGCACGAACATTTCCGACAGTGCGCGGGCACCGCAGGGCGCTGAGGCGGCAGAGGTGCAGCGCCGACGTGAGGCGTTTCGCAAATTTCTGCGAATGCCGCCGGAGCAGGCCGGTGAAATCATTGTGCAGGCGATTGAACGGCGCCGGAAGCGGGTGCTGGTAGGGAGTGATGCGGTCGGCCTCTCGCTGCTGTCGCGCGTGGCGCCGGTCTCGTACTGGTCCCTCATGGCGAAAGGACTGCCCAAGTGA
- a CDS encoding alpha/beta fold hydrolase: protein MNVTTVLVTVLVSALVVGLALVLFAASTSRRVERALPPTGNFVEVDGARIHYVEDGNGPLTLLLVHGLGGNAGHFTHSLVERLAREYRVIVMERPGSGYSSRAPGAAAGPIAQAQTVAAFIRALGLDRPVLVGHSLGGAVSLATAIAEPSLVRALALVAPLTMLPSEPPAVFKGLAVASPLLRTMIGWTLALPLSIARREVTLTAIFGPEPVPRDFAIGGGGVLAMRPKAFVSTSTDFMAVPGDMPALMQAYGAMRVPVSVLYGTHDRILDPALHGDAFRALLPQVRLEYVDGAGHMLPLTVPEQVASFVRAVAQG from the coding sequence GTGAACGTGACGACGGTGCTGGTCACGGTGCTTGTCTCGGCGTTGGTGGTCGGGTTGGCATTGGTGCTGTTTGCCGCCTCCACTTCCCGACGCGTGGAGCGTGCGCTCCCACCCACAGGAAACTTTGTAGAGGTAGACGGCGCGCGTATTCACTACGTGGAGGATGGCAACGGACCACTTACGCTGTTATTGGTCCATGGCTTGGGGGGAAACGCCGGGCACTTCACCCACTCGCTCGTTGAGCGGCTCGCCCGCGAGTATCGGGTCATTGTCATGGAGCGTCCGGGCTCCGGCTATTCCTCCCGCGCGCCCGGGGCCGCTGCCGGACCCATAGCGCAGGCGCAAACGGTCGCGGCCTTCATTCGCGCCCTGGGACTCGATCGACCGGTGCTTGTTGGGCATTCGTTGGGAGGGGCCGTATCTCTGGCGACGGCCATCGCAGAGCCGTCCCTGGTACGCGCCCTGGCCCTCGTCGCGCCGCTCACCATGCTCCCCTCGGAGCCCCCGGCGGTGTTCAAGGGATTGGCGGTGGCCAGTCCACTGCTGCGCACCATGATTGGCTGGACCCTCGCGCTCCCGCTGTCGATTGCACGCCGGGAGGTCACCCTCACCGCGATCTTCGGTCCCGAGCCGGTCCCCCGCGACTTTGCAATTGGTGGCGGCGGTGTACTCGCCATGCGTCCGAAGGCGTTTGTCTCTACCTCCACGGATTTCATGGCGGTGCCCGGGGACATGCCGGCGCTCATGCAGGCCTATGGGGCAATGCGTGTGCCGGTGTCGGTGCTGTACGGCACGCACGATCGTATCCTCGACCCGGCGCTGCATGGCGACGCCTTCCGGGCCCTCCTCCCGCAGGTGCGCCTGGAATACGTGGACGGGGCAGGGCATATGTTGCCGCTCACCGTCCCGGAGCAGGTCGCGAGCTTCGTGCGAGCCGTGGCCCAGGGGTAA
- a CDS encoding DUF1611 domain-containing protein, with protein sequence MPELRKPYLLYLGDAQYPTDAKTACGLRDWCRTDVVGEWSLPAATVSVGVPRLSPADAAAQGAGSLVIGIASVGGKLPDAWVPDLLAAIESGLDIVSGMHTRLTSFPALVQAAAARGVRLVDVRHSDQTFPAGTGAKRTGMRIATVGTDCALGKKYSALALTNALHARGQKATFRATGQTGIMIAGSGVAIDAVVADFIAGAAETLSPDNDPDHYDVIEGQGALFHPAYAGVTLGLLHGSQPDWIVLCHDPSRKTIEYRPDFPIPPLGEAAKHYLQAARITNRAVRLAGVSINSSSLSDTEWDEYRDVVSRELGVPVCDPLRGGLDPIVSRVLGVE encoded by the coding sequence ATGCCAGAGCTTCGCAAACCCTATTTGTTGTATCTGGGCGACGCCCAGTATCCCACCGACGCCAAGACGGCGTGCGGCCTTCGTGATTGGTGCCGCACCGATGTCGTGGGTGAATGGAGTCTCCCGGCGGCCACGGTCAGTGTGGGCGTCCCGCGACTGTCGCCAGCGGATGCCGCGGCGCAAGGGGCGGGCAGTCTGGTCATTGGCATCGCGTCGGTAGGGGGGAAGCTCCCCGACGCCTGGGTGCCTGACCTATTGGCGGCCATTGAGAGTGGTCTCGATATCGTAAGTGGCATGCACACCCGGCTCACCAGCTTTCCGGCGCTGGTGCAGGCCGCGGCGGCGCGTGGCGTGCGCCTGGTGGATGTGCGGCACAGCGACCAGACCTTTCCTGCCGGCACCGGCGCCAAACGGACAGGGATGCGCATTGCCACGGTGGGCACCGACTGCGCACTGGGTAAAAAGTATTCGGCGCTGGCGCTCACCAATGCGTTGCACGCGCGGGGGCAGAAGGCCACGTTCCGGGCGACCGGACAAACCGGCATCATGATTGCCGGCAGCGGCGTGGCCATTGATGCCGTGGTGGCCGACTTCATTGCCGGCGCCGCCGAAACGCTGTCGCCCGACAACGACCCCGATCACTACGATGTCATTGAGGGGCAGGGAGCGCTCTTTCACCCCGCCTACGCCGGGGTGACGCTGGGGTTGCTGCACGGGTCGCAACCCGACTGGATTGTGCTCTGTCACGATCCCAGCCGCAAAACCATCGAGTACCGCCCCGACTTCCCCATCCCCCCGCTGGGGGAAGCGGCCAAGCACTACCTGCAGGCGGCCCGCATTACCAATCGGGCGGTGCGGCTGGCCGGCGTGTCCATCAACTCCTCGTCGCTCAGCGACACCGAGTGGGACGAGTACCGGGACGTGGTGAGTCGCGAACTCGGGGTGCCGGTGTGCGACCCCCTGCGCGGCGGGCTGGACCCGATCGTTTCCCGGGTTCTTGGTGTAGAATGA
- a CDS encoding Bax inhibitor-1/YccA family protein, translated as MRTNNPVLSKFADTARSTFGLTSPGAMTVAGTAGKASLLLALVVFSAAMTWQQVAAGRTDLVMPAMLVGGLGGFVFAMITSFRPQWAPWTAPIYASLEGILLGAISALYNARFNGLPQQAVLLTFGVTLGVLTLYRFRVLQASAGFKRMMLGATMGIALFYLGSMVLSLFGVQIGYFTSSGWLAIGINVAIAGVAALNLVLDFDRIEEGARMGAPKAMEWFAAFGLMVTLIWLYLELLRLLSRLQGRRD; from the coding sequence ATGCGCACAAACAATCCCGTTCTGTCCAAGTTCGCCGACACGGCGCGTTCCACCTTTGGCCTTACCAGCCCGGGGGCCATGACGGTGGCCGGCACCGCCGGCAAGGCGTCACTCCTGCTGGCACTGGTGGTCTTTTCTGCCGCCATGACCTGGCAGCAAGTGGCCGCCGGTCGCACCGATCTCGTGATGCCGGCCATGCTGGTGGGTGGCCTGGGTGGTTTTGTCTTTGCCATGATCACCAGCTTCCGTCCGCAGTGGGCACCGTGGACGGCTCCCATCTACGCGTCGCTGGAAGGCATTCTATTGGGCGCCATCTCGGCGCTGTACAACGCGCGCTTCAATGGGCTGCCGCAGCAGGCCGTGCTGCTCACCTTTGGCGTCACGCTGGGTGTGCTCACGCTGTATCGCTTCCGTGTGCTGCAGGCGAGCGCCGGCTTCAAGCGCATGATGCTGGGCGCCACCATGGGTATCGCGCTCTTCTACCTGGGCTCCATGGTGCTGTCGCTCTTCGGCGTGCAGATCGGCTACTTCACGTCGTCAGGCTGGCTCGCCATTGGCATCAACGTGGCCATTGCCGGTGTGGCGGCGCTCAACCTGGTGCTCGACTTCGATCGCATTGAAGAAGGCGCGCGCATGGGCGCCCCCAAGGCCATGGAATGGTTTGCCGCCTTTGGTCTCATGGTCACGCTCATCTGGTTGTATCTCGAGTTGCTGCGGTTGCTCTCGCGGTTGCAGGGGCGGCGCGACTGA
- a CDS encoding amidohydrolase family protein, with protein MRRVSRSLLTGFALTLPCTLAAQGFRGGTTIKAGEECPAGTTEVRPRTCLAPEGKVPSIVDYRPKSTLKVPSTMRMKAKFPVVDFHGHPGGAQIGSVEALERFGPTLDSINVRLMVVAGNVSGDRLTQGIALVNQSKTMKDRVRFLTGISFNGVGTPGWAQKAIAQLEADAKAGAVGIGEVGKGFGLSAKKADGSRLKLNDPELAPVFEAAGRLKLAVFIHTADPQEFFREVDYTNERWLEQSLFPERRYPQDRYPSFDQLMAERDSLFRRHPKTTFVAAHLGWHANDLGRLGKMFDAMPNVLGEMGAVLYDIGRQPRAAHDFFVKYQDRILFGKDSFQPEEYPYYWRVLETRDDYFDYYRDYHAFWKLYGIDLPDAVLKKVYYQNALRIMPALGAAAMGFPK; from the coding sequence GTGCGTCGAGTTTCCCGTTCGTTGCTCACCGGTTTCGCCCTCACACTCCCCTGCACGCTCGCCGCGCAGGGCTTTCGTGGCGGCACCACCATCAAGGCCGGTGAAGAGTGCCCCGCCGGCACCACCGAAGTGCGTCCACGCACCTGCCTGGCCCCCGAAGGCAAAGTGCCGAGCATCGTGGACTACCGCCCCAAGAGCACGCTCAAGGTGCCGTCCACCATGCGCATGAAGGCCAAGTTCCCGGTGGTGGATTTCCACGGGCATCCGGGCGGCGCGCAGATTGGCAGCGTGGAGGCGCTGGAGCGCTTCGGCCCCACGCTCGATTCCATCAACGTGCGCCTCATGGTGGTGGCCGGCAACGTGTCGGGCGATCGACTCACGCAGGGAATCGCGCTGGTCAATCAGTCGAAGACCATGAAGGACCGCGTACGCTTCCTCACCGGCATCAGCTTCAATGGTGTGGGGACGCCGGGGTGGGCACAGAAGGCCATTGCGCAGCTCGAAGCCGACGCCAAGGCGGGCGCGGTGGGCATTGGCGAAGTGGGCAAGGGTTTCGGCTTGTCCGCCAAAAAGGCCGACGGATCACGCCTCAAGCTCAACGACCCCGAGCTCGCCCCGGTGTTTGAAGCGGCGGGTCGCCTCAAGCTCGCGGTGTTCATTCACACCGCCGACCCGCAGGAGTTCTTCCGCGAGGTGGACTACACCAACGAGCGGTGGCTCGAGCAGTCGCTCTTTCCGGAGCGTCGGTATCCGCAGGACCGCTATCCGAGCTTTGATCAGCTCATGGCCGAGCGGGACAGCCTCTTCCGTCGGCACCCCAAGACCACGTTCGTGGCGGCGCATTTGGGGTGGCACGCCAACGATCTCGGTCGCCTTGGCAAGATGTTCGACGCCATGCCCAACGTGCTCGGCGAAATGGGGGCGGTGCTCTACGACATTGGCCGTCAGCCGCGCGCGGCGCACGACTTTTTCGTGAAGTACCAGGACCGCATTCTCTTCGGCAAGGACAGTTTCCAGCCGGAAGAGTATCCGTACTACTGGCGCGTGCTCGAAACGCGTGACGACTACTTCGATTACTACCGCGACTATCACGCCTTCTGGAAGCTGTACGGCATTGACCTGCCGGATGCCGTGCTGAAGAAGGTGTACTACCAGAATGCGCTGCGCATCATGCCAGCGCTCGGAGCGGCGGCGATGGGGTTTCCGAAGTAA
- a CDS encoding glycosyltransferase family 117 protein has product MTVAATATATSTGYGATRAAVAELDYRPSYLAAAIAGLVTFLLYLVTLAPTTSMWDTSEYIAAAYVLGIPHPPGNPFFVLIGRVFSILPIAPTVAMRINVLAALSSAVSAMFWFLVTERVLVQWMPRRWQRIVGGSLAVLIGATAFTVWNQSVVNEKVYTVSLVGLAIICWLTVRWCDDPEGPTADRIMVLIAYLLGLGYTNHMAGMLAAPAVGIAVLIRRPQTLLRWKLLVACAAALVFGLTPFATQPIRAGHFPAINEGEPTGCVTELKADCTFSALTYDRFMYNFNRGQYGKPELGERQAPFTAQLGMYWLYFKWQWLRDAYNENPGLQNGLAVFYFILVILGGWMHFKKDRRSFWFFGPLVGTMTLGLIFYLNFKYGHSQALDLGDSVPREVRDRDYFYLWSFSALSVWAALGLFYLWETVATLFGADEVKLGKETVVEPRTRSFIMASPLLAVAFIPLFGNWTQASRAGQTDTTDFARDLLNSVEPYGILVTVGDNDTFPLWYAQEVEGIRKDVIIANTSLLNTDWYVRQLLRRPVYEYDAEKGPAIYKGGNWKKPSGPPVKMTFDEADALPLAIATPENAAFQKGDIVAQPRLPQIMKADQMIYFMIRDAFPDRAMYFSRTAGGYPYELGLERYVVTHGMAKKLLPQQVVPGGNIVLIPGEGAVDVERSYALWNDVFTATKSLAARNGWVDDASVGIPDLYVISGVTLAEALAQSGQVDKSRAVYEQAKGIATAMRRAQVFGFDRQPQLPIAPGADTAAQQLLLPPDTSK; this is encoded by the coding sequence ATGACCGTCGCTGCGACCGCAACTGCGACCTCGACTGGCTACGGCGCGACCCGCGCCGCCGTCGCCGAGCTCGATTACCGCCCGTCTTACCTCGCCGCCGCGATTGCGGGGCTGGTGACCTTCCTGTTGTACCTGGTCACCCTGGCCCCCACCACGTCGATGTGGGACACCAGCGAATACATCGCGGCCGCCTATGTGCTGGGTATTCCGCACCCGCCGGGCAACCCGTTCTTCGTGCTCATCGGGCGCGTGTTCAGTATTCTCCCCATCGCGCCCACGGTGGCCATGCGCATCAATGTGCTGGCCGCGCTGTCGAGTGCGGTGAGTGCCATGTTCTGGTTCCTCGTGACCGAGCGGGTGCTGGTGCAGTGGATGCCGCGCCGCTGGCAGCGCATTGTGGGCGGTTCGCTGGCGGTGCTTATTGGCGCCACCGCGTTCACGGTGTGGAACCAGTCAGTCGTGAACGAAAAGGTGTACACGGTGTCGCTGGTGGGGCTGGCCATCATCTGCTGGCTTACGGTGCGCTGGTGTGACGATCCGGAAGGCCCCACGGCCGACCGTATCATGGTGTTGATCGCGTATTTGCTGGGTCTTGGTTATACCAACCACATGGCCGGCATGCTGGCCGCGCCGGCAGTGGGCATTGCGGTGCTCATTCGTCGCCCGCAAACGCTGCTGCGCTGGAAGCTGCTGGTGGCCTGTGCCGCCGCGCTGGTGTTTGGCCTTACGCCCTTTGCCACGCAGCCCATTCGCGCCGGACACTTCCCCGCGATCAACGAAGGGGAACCCACCGGCTGCGTCACCGAGCTCAAGGCCGATTGTACGTTCAGCGCGCTCACGTACGATCGCTTCATGTACAACTTCAATCGCGGGCAGTACGGCAAGCCGGAGCTGGGCGAGCGGCAGGCGCCGTTCACGGCGCAGCTCGGGATGTACTGGCTGTACTTCAAGTGGCAGTGGCTGCGCGACGCCTACAATGAGAACCCGGGGCTGCAGAACGGGCTCGCGGTGTTCTACTTCATTCTGGTCATTCTTGGCGGGTGGATGCACTTCAAGAAGGACCGACGAAGTTTCTGGTTCTTTGGTCCGCTGGTCGGCACCATGACGTTGGGGCTCATTTTCTACCTCAACTTCAAGTACGGTCACTCGCAGGCGCTCGATCTGGGCGACTCGGTACCGCGCGAAGTGCGCGACCGTGACTACTTCTATCTCTGGAGCTTCTCGGCGCTTTCCGTGTGGGCCGCGCTGGGGCTGTTCTATCTGTGGGAGACGGTGGCCACGCTCTTTGGCGCCGACGAAGTGAAGCTGGGCAAGGAAACCGTGGTGGAGCCGCGCACGCGCAGCTTCATCATGGCGTCACCGCTGCTGGCCGTGGCGTTCATCCCGCTCTTCGGCAACTGGACGCAGGCGTCACGCGCCGGCCAGACCGACACCACCGACTTTGCCCGCGACCTGCTGAACAGCGTGGAGCCGTACGGCATCCTGGTTACGGTGGGTGACAACGACACCTTCCCGCTGTGGTACGCGCAGGAAGTGGAAGGCATCCGCAAGGACGTCATCATTGCCAACACGTCGCTGCTCAACACCGACTGGTACGTGCGTCAGTTGCTGCGCCGACCGGTGTACGAGTACGACGCGGAAAAGGGACCGGCCATCTACAAGGGTGGTAACTGGAAGAAGCCCTCGGGCCCGCCGGTCAAGATGACCTTCGACGAAGCCGACGCACTGCCGCTCGCCATTGCGACGCCGGAGAACGCGGCGTTCCAGAAGGGCGACATTGTGGCGCAGCCGCGGCTGCCGCAGATCATGAAGGCCGATCAGATGATCTACTTCATGATTCGCGACGCCTTCCCCGACCGCGCCATGTATTTCAGCCGCACGGCGGGTGGCTACCCGTACGAGCTGGGTCTCGAGCGGTACGTGGTAACGCACGGCATGGCCAAGAAGCTGCTGCCGCAGCAGGTCGTACCGGGTGGCAACATCGTGCTCATTCCGGGCGAAGGCGCGGTGGATGTGGAGCGGTCGTACGCGCTGTGGAACGATGTGTTCACGGCCACCAAGTCACTGGCCGCCCGCAACGGCTGGGTGGACGATGCCTCGGTGGGCATCCCCGACCTGTACGTGATCAGTGGGGTCACGCTGGCCGAAGCACTGGCGCAGAGTGGCCAGGTAGACAAGTCGCGTGCCGTGTACGAGCAGGCGAAGGGCATTGCCACCGCCATGCGCCGGGCGCAGGTGTTTGGCTTTGACCGTCAGCCGCAGCTGCCCATTGCGCCGGGTGCCGACACCGCCGCGCAGCAGCTGTTGCTGCCGCCTGACACTTCCAAGTAA